The genomic interval AAACAGCCGAGTATCCGACTTCGTAGCGACAGCAGACCGAGCTGGCAGCGCCGGCGGGCCCCGAAGCGGCGGGTCGGGCGCTGGCTCCTGGTCTGGACCGGGGTGATCGCGGTCTGGGGCCTGGTGGCGCTCGGCGGCCTGGTCGCCTACTACGCCTACGACCTGCCGGACGTCGCCCAGATCGCCGCCGCCAACCGCGCGCCCAGCGTGACCCTGCTGGCCGCCGACGGTTCGGTCCTCGCCAACTACGGCGAGCTCTACGGCGAGGCGGTCGACGTCGGCGACCTGCCGCCCCACGTGCCCCAAGCGGTGATCGCGGTCGAGGACCGGCGCTTCTACAGCCACGGCGGGGTCGACGTCTTTGGCCTGGCGCGGGCGATGCTCGCCAACATCCGGGCCGGCCGGATCGTCCAGGGCGGCTCGACCATCACCCAGCAGCTGGCCAAGAATCTCTTCCTCCAGCCGGACCGCACCTTGCGCCGCAAGGTGCGCGAGGTCCTGCTCGCCTTCTGGCTGGAGCGGAAGTTCTCCAAGGACCAGATCCTGACGCTCTATCTGAACCGGGTCTACTTCGGCGCCGGGACCTACGGGGTCGATGCCGCCGCGCGGCGCTACTTCGGCAAGTCGGCGAAGGAAATCACGCTCTACGAGGGCGCCGTCCTGGCCGGTCTCCTCAAGGCGCCCTCGCGCTACAATCCGACCCGCAACCTGGGTGCCGCCGAGGGCCGGGCGCAGCTGGTCTTGCAGGCAATGGTCGAGACCGGCTTCATCGGCGAGGCCGAGGCCATCGCCGCATTGACCAAGAAGACCAACCTGGCGTCGATCGCCGGTTCCGGGACCCGCTACTTCGCCGACTGGATCCTCAACGAGGTCCGCAGCTATGTTGGCTACAGCGACCGCGACCTGATCGTCCAGACCACCCTCGACCTGCCGCTGCAGAAGGCCGCCCAGGAGGAAGTCCGCAAGACCCTGGAGCAGGACGGCGAGGGCCGCGAAGCCAGCCAGGCGGCCATGGTGGTGATGACCCCCGACGGCTCGGTGCGGGCCATGGTCGGCGGCCGGGACTACGGCGAGAGCCAGTTCAACCGGGCGACCCAAGCGCTGAGGCAGCCGGGCTCGGCCTTCAAGCTCTTCGTCTACCTGGCGAGCTTCGAGGGCGGCCTCTATCCGGACCGCCGCTTCGTCGACGGGCCGATCCGGATCGGCCGCTGGTCGCCCAAGAACTACGCCGACCGCTACTACGGTGAGGTCACCCTGCGGGAGGCCTTCGCCCGTTCGCTGAACTCGGTCGCGGTCCAGGTCTCCCAGGCGACCGGCCCCGACACCGTGGCCGACACCGCGCGGCGGCTCGGCGTCACCAGCGATCTCGACCCCCAGCCCAGCCTGGCGCTCGGGACCTCGGAGGTTTCCCTGCTCGAGCTGACCACCGCCTACGCGGTCTTCGCCAACCGCGGCTTCGGCGTCTGGCCGCACGGCATCAAGGAGATCCGCGACTCTTCGGGCCGGGTCGTCTACCGCCGGGTCAGCAGCGGCGCCGGGCAGCTGGTCCGCGCCCGCCAGGTCGACCAGATGAAC from Kiloniellales bacterium carries:
- a CDS encoding PBP1A family penicillin-binding protein, whose protein sequence is MAGTKRKQPSIRLRSDSRPSWQRRRAPKRRVGRWLLVWTGVIAVWGLVALGGLVAYYAYDLPDVAQIAAANRAPSVTLLAADGSVLANYGELYGEAVDVGDLPPHVPQAVIAVEDRRFYSHGGVDVFGLARAMLANIRAGRIVQGGSTITQQLAKNLFLQPDRTLRRKVREVLLAFWLERKFSKDQILTLYLNRVYFGAGTYGVDAAARRYFGKSAKEITLYEGAVLAGLLKAPSRYNPTRNLGAAEGRAQLVLQAMVETGFIGEAEAIAALTKKTNLASIAGSGTRYFADWILNEVRSYVGYSDRDLIVQTTLDLPLQKAAQEEVRKTLEQDGEGREASQAAMVVMTPDGSVRAMVGGRDYGESQFNRATQALRQPGSAFKLFVYLASFEGGLYPDRRFVDGPIRIGRWSPKNYADRYYGEVTLREAFARSLNSVAVQVSQATGPDTVADTARRLGVTSDLDPQPSLALGTSEVSLLELTTAYAVFANRGFGVWPHGIKEIRDSSGRVVYRRVSSGAGQLVRARQVDQMNDLLRATVEWGTGKGAKFEWPAAGKTGTSQGFRDAWFVGFTASMIAGVWVGNDDGAPMKGVTGSSLPAKLWARVMRRALQDKEPEPLPIGDIAQARGPEPSGGNFIKRILSDLVGGSAESERPAPVEPVQRRRFFGRDD